The Corynebacterium glaucum genome includes a region encoding these proteins:
- a CDS encoding HIT family protein, with protein MSTVFSKIINGELPGRFVYRDETVAAFLTISPVAYGHTLVVPVEEVDKWTDLSPELWAHLNEVAQNVGRAIIDVFGTERAGYLIAGFEVPHAHIHVFPANDMSGYDLSTAMDPDSVDEAKMDEAATRLREAVEATA; from the coding sequence ATGAGCACAGTATTCAGCAAGATCATCAACGGCGAGCTGCCCGGCCGGTTTGTCTACCGCGACGAGACCGTGGCCGCGTTCTTGACCATCTCGCCTGTGGCGTACGGCCACACGCTGGTCGTGCCGGTCGAAGAGGTGGATAAGTGGACCGACCTCTCGCCGGAGCTGTGGGCGCACCTGAACGAGGTTGCGCAGAACGTGGGCCGAGCCATTATCGACGTCTTCGGTACCGAGCGCGCCGGCTACCTGATCGCCGGCTTCGAGGTGCCGCACGCGCACATCCACGTCTTCCCCGCCAATGACATGTCGGGCTACGACCTGTCCACCGCGATGGATCCGGACTCGGTCGACGAAGCGAAGATGGACGAGGCGGCTACGCGGCTTCGCGAGGCAGTGGAAGCGACAGCGTAA